In one window of Saprospiraceae bacterium DNA:
- a CDS encoding class I SAM-dependent methyltransferase: protein MDKELFEFEAYAERNKLAWNKRVGIHLESAFYDQKGFLAGQNTLFGIEKKLLGDIHGKSIIHLQCHFGQDTISLSRMGAKVTGLDISDKAIETARQAAIATGQHTEFICCHVYDLPTEHFGKYDIVFSSYGTITWLPDLNKWAQTVSNALKVRGRFIFSEFHPMVWIYDDQLSKMIYDYFNSKPIYEVEKGSYADRNNEQELESITWNHSLDEVVTALLQSNLKLVDFREYDYSPCNFMPNMQEFEPGKFRFNHISVKIPLVYSLVMEKY from the coding sequence ATGGATAAAGAACTATTTGAATTTGAAGCTTATGCTGAACGCAATAAATTAGCATGGAACAAGAGGGTTGGAATCCATCTTGAATCAGCTTTTTACGATCAAAAAGGGTTTTTAGCCGGGCAAAATACTTTGTTTGGGATTGAGAAAAAATTACTGGGCGACATTCATGGAAAGTCCATTATTCATCTGCAATGCCATTTTGGGCAGGATACCATTTCCCTTTCCAGAATGGGAGCAAAAGTTACTGGTTTGGATATTTCCGATAAAGCCATAGAAACCGCCAGGCAAGCAGCTATTGCCACGGGTCAGCATACTGAATTTATTTGTTGCCATGTTTACGACCTTCCGACTGAACATTTTGGAAAATACGATATTGTTTTTTCCAGTTATGGGACCATTACCTGGTTACCCGATCTTAATAAATGGGCTCAGACTGTCTCAAATGCATTAAAAGTCCGTGGTCGTTTTATTTTTTCCGAATTTCATCCAATGGTCTGGATATACGACGATCAGTTATCGAAAATGATTTATGACTATTTTAATTCAAAGCCCATTTACGAAGTAGAAAAAGGATCCTATGCAGATAGGAATAACGAACAGGAGCTGGAGTCTATAACCTGGAATCACAGTCTCGATGAAGTTGTGACGGCCTTGCTGCAATCCAATTTGAAGCTCGTTGATTTTCGCGAATACGATTATTCTCCTTGTAATTTCATGCCGAATATGCAGGAGTTTGAGCCTGGAAAATTCAGGTTTAATCACATTTCTGTAAAAATACCTCTGGTTTATTCTCTTGTAATGGAAAAATATTAA
- a CDS encoding gliding motility-associated C-terminal domain-containing protein: protein MKLTVKILCICILFNVYNSHSQCSFSVDAGPDLKVCNPGEMVMINGKVTGSVQEIFWEPPAGLSNPRSPVTKATVSGPIEYILTARGLSNINLITNGNFEAGNTGFTTDYMLGMTSCYGFGYLDCEGTYGVINNPQLGHTGFAPCGDHTSGSGMMMVLNGSASLQNVWCQTINVMPDMDYIFSAWVTSVVSASPPILQFSINGSNIGNIFNSNGVNCSWEQFQASWNSGSNTTAEICIVNLNTATGGNDFAIDDLTFRKICEIKDTMKIEVEEIIISIENPDIMTCDQPRWKLDATGSSSGTGWKYQWTTSDGKIISGGTTLTPTIEGPGTYYLTICSPLPNCCKTEYVTVFGNIKPPDLQLIVKDTIGCNTPAASINSRSKIFPLEYEWEGPNGFTSADPSIVVTSGGKYTLTITDEYNCQTIDSVEVIERTDNPKISINSNSINCISDTSSVTGMSSVPGSIFEWTGPNNFNVKADHFQTVDSGWFFLKVTSPSGCIKTDSVHIDKDQDKPILQYQTDTITCISDSVIIAVNANKAITKFGWSSIHRFSIIDTFNIQTSEPGNYEFYASGPNGCPDTIQILVPIDTMHPSLLTNNDTLNCIKTKINLLSGNVDPNVSISWKDPGGNEIFKDSLEIAAAGKYSVTAVGRNGCKTNHDVLIEIDTIHSLLQVLDDTLTCIKQKLKLQLSDNFNSGYLWSGPGNFSDTARQPEVQFPGSYHVTSILPNGCKSNASIEIYIDTLKPLIQYSSDTLNCKKDSVRLNAFADQPNATYYWTGPGGFSSFQNNPFTSQSGNYKLLVSNTNGCSDSIILTIYQDIRKPDIYLQADTLNCQKRSTILHGQTNRDSLNFNWTGPNGFSSSDSIITIQTGGTYTLQVESPEGCKSEASITILEDTIKPVLNIDTDTLNCATTEWKPTLQSSLIPVDLIWNGPMGYSSKLLQPTLTSGGNYTVMVTAANYCTSQISFNLVQDTIKPILRIFGDSISCTHPEALIQAQILPVGLVGMWTLPSGQVQQGNNLLTRTGGNYSFAVTASNYCMSISQTLVTVDTIAPDLILIGDTITCLNSRANLLAKSITPGIHYLWTGPLNFTNSSDSILVSIPGNYQAVATAANGCTSTKTIYAGIDTSAPVVFIMADSIDCLREEATLVAQINNPLATYQWTDAGNTILSNQPVYKTRKGGLFQFIATNRQNGCETRLYQYVYEDSLIISDILLDQQHPVCGNLFGSMNILQVIGGHHGLLFSLNDPDNFTRQSQFTSLTSGPYTLYVKDSAGCRFQKSFEIIDIPVINTSIIPEITLKLGKSQVLDLDILSDQKLVKSISWSPPDFLSCTDCEDPVASPPFQIEYEVTVTDTNGCKLTKRILVKVEAPKIWAPNVFSPNGDQINDWFYFISSDPDVSTINIMEIFDRWGNKIFTTTDIKPNDAIRGWNGTSKNEKCLPGVYVYWAEAELANGTKIILKGDVTLLK, encoded by the coding sequence ATGAAATTAACTGTCAAAATACTTTGTATCTGCATTTTATTCAATGTGTATAATTCACATTCACAATGCAGTTTCAGTGTTGATGCGGGACCTGACCTGAAAGTTTGCAACCCCGGCGAAATGGTGATGATCAACGGAAAAGTAACCGGAAGTGTTCAGGAGATTTTTTGGGAGCCTCCGGCAGGCCTCAGTAATCCAAGATCTCCTGTAACAAAAGCGACGGTCAGCGGTCCGATTGAATATATCCTCACAGCGCGGGGACTAAGCAACATCAATCTCATTACCAATGGCAATTTTGAGGCTGGCAATACAGGATTTACAACCGATTATATGTTGGGGATGACGTCCTGTTACGGATTTGGTTATCTGGATTGCGAAGGTACTTATGGAGTCATCAACAATCCGCAGCTCGGACATACGGGTTTTGCACCTTGCGGCGATCACACCAGCGGCTCGGGAATGATGATGGTGTTGAACGGTTCAGCAAGTTTGCAAAATGTATGGTGTCAGACCATAAACGTGATGCCGGACATGGATTATATCTTCTCAGCCTGGGTCACTTCAGTTGTTTCTGCCTCCCCTCCCATCCTCCAGTTTTCAATCAATGGGAGCAACATTGGAAATATTTTTAATTCCAATGGGGTGAACTGTTCCTGGGAACAATTTCAGGCAAGCTGGAATTCAGGATCCAATACAACCGCAGAAATCTGCATTGTCAATCTGAATACCGCAACGGGTGGAAATGATTTTGCAATTGACGATCTCACGTTCCGCAAAATTTGCGAGATCAAAGACACCATGAAAATTGAAGTCGAAGAAATTATCATCTCCATTGAAAATCCGGATATCATGACTTGCGATCAACCACGATGGAAGCTCGATGCAACGGGTTCATCATCGGGAACGGGGTGGAAATATCAATGGACCACCTCTGATGGAAAAATAATATCCGGAGGAACGACCCTGACTCCCACCATTGAAGGTCCGGGAACATATTATCTCACCATCTGTTCGCCATTACCAAACTGTTGTAAAACAGAATACGTCACCGTATTTGGAAACATTAAACCACCCGATCTCCAGCTCATCGTTAAAGATACCATAGGATGCAATACTCCGGCAGCCTCCATAAACAGTAGAAGCAAAATTTTTCCACTGGAATACGAATGGGAAGGACCCAATGGATTCACGAGTGCGGATCCCTCCATCGTTGTCACCAGTGGCGGAAAATACACACTTACCATCACTGACGAATATAATTGCCAAACCATTGATTCGGTAGAGGTGATCGAACGCACAGACAATCCTAAAATCAGCATCAACTCCAACTCCATCAACTGCATATCAGACACTTCTTCTGTAACAGGAATGTCATCGGTACCTGGTTCGATTTTTGAATGGACAGGTCCAAATAATTTCAATGTAAAAGCAGATCATTTCCAAACTGTCGACAGTGGATGGTTCTTTTTAAAAGTAACATCTCCATCGGGCTGCATAAAAACAGACAGTGTTCACATCGACAAAGACCAGGATAAACCCATACTTCAATATCAAACAGATACCATTACCTGCATTTCAGATTCTGTCATCATTGCTGTGAACGCCAATAAGGCAATTACCAAATTTGGCTGGTCAAGTATTCACCGGTTTTCAATCATTGATACATTTAATATACAAACTTCTGAACCCGGGAACTACGAATTCTATGCCTCCGGACCCAATGGTTGTCCGGATACTATTCAAATATTGGTTCCCATAGATACAATGCATCCTTCTTTATTGACAAACAACGACACGTTAAATTGCATCAAAACAAAAATTAATTTGCTGTCAGGCAATGTGGACCCTAATGTAAGCATCAGCTGGAAAGATCCGGGAGGAAATGAAATTTTTAAAGACAGTTTGGAGATTGCTGCTGCCGGAAAATACAGCGTAACTGCAGTGGGTCGAAATGGTTGTAAGACGAACCATGACGTTCTTATAGAAATAGATACCATTCATTCACTATTGCAGGTTCTGGACGATACCTTAACTTGTATCAAGCAGAAATTGAAATTACAACTAAGTGACAACTTTAATTCGGGCTATTTGTGGTCAGGTCCCGGAAATTTTTCAGACACTGCCAGGCAACCTGAAGTCCAGTTTCCAGGTTCCTACCACGTCACATCGATATTGCCTAACGGTTGTAAGTCAAACGCAAGTATAGAAATCTATATCGACACCTTAAAACCACTGATTCAATATTCAAGTGATACACTGAATTGCAAAAAGGATAGTGTCAGATTAAACGCCTTCGCTGATCAGCCCAACGCAACTTATTACTGGACAGGACCGGGTGGTTTCAGTTCCTTTCAAAATAATCCATTTACTTCTCAATCCGGAAACTACAAACTGCTCGTAAGTAATACAAATGGATGCAGCGACAGCATAATATTAACGATCTATCAGGATATCCGCAAGCCCGATATTTACCTGCAAGCCGATACGTTGAATTGCCAAAAACGCAGTACCATTTTACATGGTCAAACAAACAGAGACAGCCTGAATTTTAATTGGACAGGGCCTAATGGATTTAGCTCTTCAGACTCCATCATCACCATCCAAACCGGTGGAACATACACCTTACAGGTTGAAAGTCCGGAAGGGTGTAAATCTGAAGCCAGCATCACCATTCTGGAGGATACTATAAAACCAGTGCTGAATATCGACACCGATACACTGAATTGTGCCACCACTGAATGGAAACCAACATTGCAGTCCAGTCTGATACCGGTAGATTTAATCTGGAATGGACCTATGGGTTATTCGAGTAAACTCCTTCAACCTACCCTTACATCAGGTGGCAATTATACGGTTATGGTAACTGCTGCCAATTATTGTACAAGCCAGATCTCATTCAATCTTGTACAGGATACCATTAAACCCATCCTCCGGATTTTTGGAGATTCAATCAGCTGTACACATCCGGAAGCATTGATTCAAGCACAAATTCTTCCCGTGGGTTTGGTTGGCATGTGGACATTGCCATCCGGTCAGGTGCAGCAGGGAAACAATTTACTTACCAGGACTGGTGGAAACTATAGTTTTGCTGTAACCGCTTCCAATTATTGTATGAGCATTTCACAAACTTTGGTGACAGTAGATACCATTGCTCCCGACCTGATTTTAATTGGCGACACCATTACGTGTTTGAATTCCAGAGCAAATTTATTGGCAAAAAGTATAACACCAGGGATTCACTATTTATGGACTGGTCCTTTGAATTTTACAAACTCTTCCGACAGTATATTGGTAAGTATTCCGGGAAATTATCAGGCGGTTGCCACTGCAGCAAATGGCTGCACATCGACTAAAACAATTTATGCAGGAATAGATACAAGCGCTCCGGTAGTTTTCATAATGGCCGACAGTATCGATTGCCTCCGTGAAGAAGCTACTCTCGTCGCACAGATAAATAATCCCTTAGCAACTTATCAATGGACGGATGCAGGCAATACCATTCTGAGCAATCAACCGGTTTATAAAACACGAAAAGGCGGACTTTTTCAGTTCATAGCCACCAATCGACAAAACGGATGCGAAACCCGCTTGTATCAATATGTATACGAGGACAGTCTGATCATAAGCGATATATTGCTTGATCAGCAGCATCCTGTTTGTGGAAATCTTTTTGGATCCATGAACATTTTACAGGTAATTGGAGGTCATCATGGTTTGTTGTTTTCATTAAATGACCCAGACAATTTTACCCGCCAAAGTCAATTTACATCTCTGACTTCAGGTCCTTACACCCTGTATGTTAAAGACAGTGCTGGTTGCCGTTTTCAAAAATCTTTTGAAATAATAGATATACCAGTAATCAATACGTCCATCATCCCGGAAATCACATTGAAACTTGGAAAATCCCAGGTTCTTGATTTAGACATTCTATCCGATCAAAAACTTGTTAAAAGCATCAGTTGGAGCCCACCCGACTTCCTGAGCTGTACAGATTGTGAAGATCCTGTTGCAAGCCCTCCCTTTCAAATAGAATACGAAGTAACCGTAACAGACACGAACGGTTGTAAGTTAACAAAAAGGATACTTGTCAAAGTTGAAGCCCCTAAGATTTGGGCTCCTAATGTTTTTAGCCCCAATGGCGATCAGATCAATGATTGGTTTTATTTCATTAGCTCTGATCCGGACGTAAGCACGATAAATATAATGGAAATATTTGACCGCTGGGGAAATAAAATTTTTACAACAACAGACATCAAACCAAATGATGCAATAAGAGGATGGAACGGAACATCAAAAAACGAGAAATGCCTGCCCGGCGTTTATGTTTATTGGGCAGAGGCAGAATTAGCCAATGGAACGAAAATTATTCTCAAAGGGGATGTAACACTGCTCAAATGA
- a CDS encoding glycosyltransferase family 4 protein — MNNICFWNSHRFWGGGEKLHLEYAEGFRRNNHRCLIATDPDSPLKLKAQTSQLPVFDFRIRKFDFLNPYKIYKICQFFKKTKTDTLIFSSSQDMKAAGLGAYFAGVERIVYLRGLAVPVKNSFINRFYFEKIITHIVANSLETKSKIIQYLKSKNIEAKIKIVYHGIDPIENHDLNFSASDITKKNQDPVVLGSAGRLTKQKGFMHLLEIANILHKRNIPFQLKIAGTGELETDLKNRILELQLDQFVELSGFVENMNKFMQDIDIFVLCSEWEGFGFVLVEAMMHQKPVVAFDISSNPEIVLHGETGFLANINDYHAFADHLQSLIENRDLRIHMGQTGRKRAMDQFLLEDSVINLEKALSLA, encoded by the coding sequence ATGAACAACATTTGTTTTTGGAACAGTCATCGATTCTGGGGTGGAGGAGAAAAGTTGCATTTGGAATATGCAGAAGGATTCCGGAGGAACAACCATCGGTGTCTGATAGCCACAGACCCAGACTCTCCGTTGAAACTTAAAGCCCAGACATCCCAATTACCTGTATTTGATTTCCGCATTCGAAAATTTGATTTTTTGAATCCTTATAAAATTTATAAAATCTGTCAATTTTTTAAAAAAACAAAAACAGATACGTTGATCTTTTCTTCATCTCAGGATATGAAAGCAGCCGGACTGGGGGCATATTTTGCGGGGGTTGAAAGAATTGTTTATTTAAGAGGCCTCGCTGTACCTGTAAAAAACAGTTTTATCAACAGATTCTATTTTGAAAAAATTATCACGCATATCGTTGCCAATTCTCTGGAAACCAAATCAAAAATTATACAATATCTTAAAAGCAAAAACATTGAAGCCAAAATCAAAATTGTGTACCATGGAATTGATCCAATTGAGAACCATGATTTAAATTTCTCTGCATCCGATATTACGAAAAAAAATCAAGATCCCGTCGTCCTTGGCAGTGCGGGAAGATTGACCAAACAAAAAGGATTTATGCATCTGCTCGAAATCGCAAATATCCTGCACAAAAGAAACATCCCTTTTCAGCTAAAAATTGCTGGTACCGGAGAACTCGAAACTGACTTAAAAAATCGTATCCTGGAGCTGCAGTTGGACCAGTTTGTTGAACTTTCCGGTTTTGTCGAAAACATGAATAAATTCATGCAAGACATCGACATATTTGTTCTTTGCTCTGAGTGGGAAGGATTCGGATTTGTATTGGTTGAAGCGATGATGCATCAAAAACCGGTTGTTGCATTCGATATATCGAGCAATCCTGAAATTGTCTTACATGGAGAAACGGGATTTCTTGCAAATATTAATGATTACCATGCTTTTGCAGATCATTTGCAGTCGCTCATTGAAAACAGGGATTTGCGGATTCACATGGGTCAAACCGGTCGCAAACGAGCCATGGATCAATTTCTCCTGGAAGACAGTGTAATCAATCTTGAAAAAGCCCTCAGTTTGGCCTAG
- a CDS encoding gliding motility-associated C-terminal domain-containing protein, whose translation MRIHKILILVLVNWSVLPINAQFTYPDPKKLYSMPNACGITVNAGPDITICAGQGKQLNASVTGSTNYIWEPPDGLSNSNALKPTANPSTTTTYTLTAKATSSNLITNGGFETGNLAPSTSQYTPYTNVNNLITSTGGYMIMSVPQIAQAFGCTPSIGAFTLVITPTGSGSNIWCQTINVNPNTEYKIEYKVFGILYIFGSPPTIGLKINGNLIGTVDAISGLCLEAKGNFTWNSGASTTADICFANYGGQGPASMCSIDDIIVQECCEEKDEVTVTVYDLLADITPPDEINCLNRPITIDASGSSQGPGITYMWTTRDGKIISGDKSLNPVIDSPGIYTLKIMGEFGCESEAMVEVKGSVSPPDVTVRNTDIDCKNLTARIEASSKGIGVDFEWTGPNGYFSTKAINLNITEPGEYIVKVTDTYGCENSAKLEVKDNRSFIEAEISGDSLSCSKDSVQLEASSIAKKPKYNWTGPGGFRKDSATKVFVRDTGWYYLTTIDSSGCKELDSFYVKSSNQNIDVQISADTITCIQNTVQIRLSTDTTANIQWKGPNQFISDSISPFVTDEGWYYLDLLTKDGCSYKDSIYVFKDSNVPDIFVSSNDTITCIHKFINISGQTTTPGASYEWLTPQGNFPNVFDIQANIPGTYKFTVKGPNGCELSKDVLIYIDTTKPLLQLIPDTINCLKDSLVLNSQTSNVINYLWKGPQGFTSFQSNPIVRAGGMYTLIATGANGCVDSATIDILADTSKPLLQISSDTIDCLMTTVSPIVTDDGKTINYKWIGPSGFSSNQKNIDLQASGIYTLTVTSENGCTTSYAIAIQENLIKPYATLKADTITCKSSAKLRAENISANTKNLVWTGPLGFMSSDSISLLTNGGIYKLLLTADNGCTFEDSILVIQKDKIPDLLVKDDTLTCIKIKLNLSGKTQTQNVRYDWKGPNGFTSTLASPEIQDSGLYFLTITDSLGCENSGQINIYQFNQRFPVHIFSIRDTIDCNDSIALLRHTSPLPTGKLYWQIPDGTQISDDSLFVKSGGLYKIQFTNEFGCISEDSITIFDFKKLPDFSLLPDTLNCIKTNILLQMTSNDPDLEFNWTGPGTFKSILRNPPIQFGGLYQLTVKNTNGCMLTKSVNIHADTLKPDLSLSADTINCLRSTVPVKASSSLQGFNMIWKGPNGFNYTLPQFNTPNPGWYICTIINPRTGCRTTDSVQIVQDTQRIHALLANTQNANCLDVSGRIFIQQIIGGKAPYRFTLDNGMSYFTGNVSGNLTPGSYQLQVEDDNGCTFQVQTEIKKEDSLSISLPPIIELLENEKAQIILTILTNPGKIKSIFWNPSDQLDCNDCLSPSVTAEFDETIRVTVTDTNGCTAEASIDVRIKKVSRIWFPNVFSPNGDNINDFFYPIDFGSGTNMQSLSIYDRWGNRLYFNESFVSNNPEQGWNGLDRNGRKQSPGVYLYVAQYTENGQSLIISGDLTLIE comes from the coding sequence ATGAGAATTCATAAAATTCTTATTCTGGTTCTGGTCAATTGGTCAGTGCTCCCAATAAATGCGCAATTTACATATCCTGATCCGAAGAAACTTTATTCCATGCCTAACGCTTGCGGCATTACCGTAAATGCCGGCCCGGATATCACGATATGTGCCGGTCAGGGAAAACAATTAAATGCTTCCGTCACCGGCAGCACGAATTACATTTGGGAACCTCCGGATGGACTTAGTAATTCCAATGCTCTCAAACCCACTGCAAATCCATCGACAACCACCACTTATACTTTAACTGCGAAAGCGACATCTTCTAATCTTATTACCAATGGTGGATTTGAAACCGGTAATCTGGCACCTTCAACAAGTCAATATACACCTTATACCAATGTGAATAATCTGATCACTTCAACAGGTGGCTATATGATCATGAGTGTTCCTCAAATTGCCCAGGCATTTGGTTGTACACCAAGTATTGGGGCGTTTACCCTGGTAATCACCCCAACCGGATCAGGTTCCAATATTTGGTGCCAAACCATTAATGTCAATCCAAACACAGAATACAAAATTGAATACAAAGTATTTGGCATTCTTTACATTTTTGGATCGCCTCCCACGATAGGACTAAAAATAAATGGTAATCTGATTGGCACGGTGGACGCAATCAGTGGACTTTGTCTTGAAGCTAAAGGCAATTTTACCTGGAATAGCGGTGCATCTACTACCGCCGATATTTGTTTTGCAAATTATGGTGGGCAAGGCCCGGCTAGCATGTGCTCAATTGACGATATCATCGTACAGGAATGCTGTGAAGAAAAAGATGAAGTGACGGTGACAGTTTATGATTTACTTGCAGACATCACTCCTCCCGATGAAATCAATTGCCTGAACAGACCGATAACTATTGATGCATCAGGCTCTTCACAAGGTCCTGGAATAACTTACATGTGGACAACACGAGATGGAAAAATAATAAGCGGGGATAAATCTTTAAATCCTGTTATTGATTCGCCGGGCATATACACACTCAAAATAATGGGTGAATTTGGATGCGAATCTGAAGCCATGGTTGAAGTAAAAGGAAGTGTGAGTCCACCGGATGTTACCGTTAGAAACACCGACATCGATTGTAAGAATCTCACTGCAAGAATTGAGGCTTCATCCAAAGGAATCGGAGTCGATTTTGAATGGACAGGACCCAATGGTTATTTCAGTACGAAAGCCATTAATCTCAACATTACTGAGCCCGGAGAATACATTGTAAAAGTAACCGACACCTACGGCTGTGAAAATTCTGCAAAATTGGAAGTCAAAGACAATCGCAGTTTCATCGAAGCAGAAATCTCAGGCGACAGCTTGAGTTGCTCTAAAGACAGCGTACAACTGGAAGCCAGTTCAATTGCAAAAAAACCAAAATACAACTGGACAGGTCCCGGCGGTTTTAGAAAAGACAGTGCAACTAAAGTATTCGTTCGGGATACCGGATGGTATTACCTCACCACGATCGATAGTTCGGGTTGTAAAGAGCTGGATTCCTTTTATGTAAAATCGAGTAATCAAAATATTGACGTGCAGATTTCAGCAGATACCATTACCTGCATTCAAAACACCGTACAAATTCGCTTGTCCACAGATACTACTGCAAACATCCAGTGGAAGGGACCCAACCAATTTATTTCAGATTCAATTTCACCTTTCGTAACAGATGAAGGTTGGTATTACCTTGATTTGCTTACCAAAGATGGTTGCAGTTACAAAGATTCCATTTATGTTTTTAAAGATTCTAACGTTCCGGATATTTTTGTTTCTTCCAACGACACGATCACTTGTATTCATAAATTCATAAACATCAGTGGTCAAACAACCACTCCCGGAGCATCATACGAATGGTTGACACCTCAGGGAAATTTTCCAAACGTATTTGATATTCAGGCCAATATTCCAGGCACATATAAATTTACAGTGAAGGGCCCCAACGGTTGCGAACTATCAAAAGATGTACTGATCTACATCGATACGACTAAACCTTTGCTCCAACTCATACCCGATACCATCAACTGTCTAAAAGACAGCCTGGTATTGAATTCACAAACTTCCAATGTAATCAATTATCTATGGAAAGGGCCTCAGGGCTTTACATCTTTTCAATCTAATCCTATTGTCCGTGCAGGAGGAATGTATACCTTAATAGCAACCGGAGCAAATGGTTGTGTGGATTCCGCTACTATTGATATTTTAGCAGATACTTCAAAACCATTGTTGCAAATTAGTTCAGATACGATTGATTGTTTAATGACCACGGTAAGTCCCATCGTAACTGATGATGGTAAAACCATAAATTACAAATGGATTGGACCATCAGGATTTTCTTCGAATCAAAAAAATATCGACCTTCAGGCAAGTGGGATTTACACGCTCACCGTCACATCAGAAAATGGTTGCACCACCAGTTATGCAATTGCAATACAGGAAAATCTTATCAAGCCTTATGCAACTTTAAAAGCTGACACCATCACCTGTAAATCTTCCGCAAAACTCCGTGCTGAAAATATTTCTGCAAATACAAAGAATTTGGTTTGGACAGGTCCGCTTGGTTTCATGAGTAGCGATTCAATCTCATTACTCACAAACGGAGGTATTTATAAACTCCTGCTTACAGCTGATAATGGTTGTACTTTTGAAGACAGCATCCTGGTCATCCAAAAAGATAAAATACCGGATCTGTTGGTAAAAGATGACACCTTAACGTGTATAAAAATCAAACTAAATCTGTCTGGAAAGACTCAGACTCAGAATGTCCGATATGACTGGAAGGGACCCAATGGTTTTACAAGTACACTTGCATCGCCCGAAATACAGGATTCCGGATTGTATTTCCTGACAATCACCGATAGTCTCGGTTGCGAAAATTCCGGCCAGATTAACATCTATCAGTTTAATCAAAGATTTCCGGTTCATATTTTTTCAATCCGGGATACAATCGATTGTAATGACAGTATTGCCCTGCTTCGCCATACATCGCCATTACCGACAGGAAAATTATACTGGCAAATTCCCGATGGAACTCAGATTTCAGATGATTCCCTTTTTGTTAAATCAGGTGGTTTATATAAAATCCAGTTTACGAATGAGTTCGGTTGCATATCTGAAGACAGCATTACCATTTTTGACTTCAAAAAACTTCCTGATTTTAGTTTGTTACCTGATACGCTGAATTGCATCAAAACAAACATCCTTTTACAAATGACCAGCAATGATCCGGATTTGGAATTTAACTGGACCGGACCCGGAACATTCAAGAGTATTCTTAGGAATCCTCCGATACAATTTGGAGGCTTGTATCAATTAACTGTAAAAAATACGAATGGGTGCATGCTTACCAAATCGGTAAATATTCATGCCGATACCTTGAAACCCGATCTCAGTTTATCAGCAGATACCATCAATTGTCTGCGAAGCACAGTTCCTGTAAAAGCTTCCTCTTCCTTGCAGGGTTTCAACATGATCTGGAAAGGACCCAATGGATTTAACTACACTTTGCCGCAATTCAACACGCCTAATCCGGGTTGGTACATCTGCACGATTATAAATCCAAGAACTGGTTGCCGCACTACAGACTCAGTACAAATTGTACAGGATACACAACGTATCCACGCACTACTGGCTAATACACAAAATGCAAATTGTCTGGATGTCAGCGGTCGAATTTTCATCCAGCAGATCATTGGTGGAAAAGCCCCGTACCGATTTACTTTAGACAATGGTATGTCATATTTTACAGGAAATGTTTCCGGGAATTTAACTCCAGGTAGTTACCAGCTGCAGGTCGAAGACGACAACGGTTGTACTTTTCAAGTCCAAACAGAAATTAAAAAAGAAGACAGCCTGAGCATTTCTCTTCCGCCCATAATAGAACTATTGGAAAATGAAAAAGCTCAAATCATTTTAACTATTTTAACGAATCCGGGCAAAATAAAAAGTATATTTTGGAATCCATCGGACCAACTTGATTGCAATGATTGTTTATCTCCATCCGTAACTGCTGAATTTGATGAAACCATCCGCGTAACAGTGACCGACACCAATGGGTGCACTGCCGAAGCAAGTATAGATGTCCGGATAAAAAAAGTAAGTAGAATCTGGTTTCCGAATGTCTTCTCTCCCAATGGCGACAATATCAATGATTTTTTCTATCCAATTGATTTTGGTTCAGGAACAAACATGCAATCCTTGAGTATATACGACCGGTGGGGAAACCGTTTGTATTTTAATGAATCCTTTGTATCCAATAATCCTGAACAAGGCTGGAATGGCTTGGATCGCAACGGACGAAAACAATCACCGGGTGTTTATTTGTATGTTGCTCAGTATACTGAAAACGGACAATCCCTTATTATTTCCGGAGATCTTACCCTTATCGAATAA